The Maridesulfovibrio salexigens DSM 2638 region CGAAGTGGATTGCTGCTCCAGCGAAATCGCCGGGGAAAGCCCTTCAATCTTATCAACCTGCGGTTTGTCCAGCTGCGGCAGGAATTGGCGGGCATAAGCGGAAAGAGATTCTACATAACGCCGCTGTCCTTCCGCATATACAATGTCGAAGGAAAGGGTTGATTTACCGGACCCCGAAGGACCACAGACCACCACCAGTTGATCACGCGGAATATCAAGGTTCAAATTTTTAAGGTTGTGCTGACGCGCACCTTCAATATGGATACATTTTTTATTCATGATAAGAGGCTGATTTGATGCGCTTCGCGCTTTAAGTTTATTAAAATTTACCTCTTCAGGCCTACTAGCTCTTCGTAAAAAAAGTTTAAGGCCCCTACAAATCCACATAAAAGCAGACTTGAAAATTGCCTTAAAAGCAACGATCCGAAAGGATGGACATCTGAAAGAGGCAAATCAAAACCTTTTATTAGGTCTTCGCTGTGCCATGCGATTGTTAAGATATGCTTAACACGAAGAAAGATAATAAGCACTTCTTAAAAGAAGGCAAGTAAAATAGTAATGATTCTTAATTATTTTTTGATTCTTGTCCGGCAGGACTTTCTTTTCCCATAGGGCAGGTGCTGAAATTTTCTTCCACATCCTCAAGGCAGTTTTCTTTAATTTCAGCAATGAAAAGCTCCACCAACTCAGGATCAAGAGAATGGCCAGCAAGCTTGCGCAGGATGGAATATGCTTTTTCCAAATCCATAGCTTCCTGATAACTGCGGGTGGTAGTTACCGCATCAAATACATCGGCGATGGAAAGGATACGTGACCCTGTCTTAATTTCATCGCCCTGCAAGCCGTTTGGATAGCCAGTACCATCCAGACGCTCATGATGTGACCGCATATACTCCAAGGCAGGGCCGAGAAAATCCAGCCCGCGCAGCATCTTAAATCCCCATTCCGGGTGCTGCTTGATCTCCGCCAGCATATCCTCATCAACCTTGGTATCCACATTTTGGATCAAGCGGTCACTGAAACCGATTTTGCCAATGTCATGCAAAGTCCCGGCAACATGCACAGTCCAGATTTCATCTTCGGAAAGCCCCATCCTACGGGCTAAACGCTCACAATAAAGCCCCACCCGCTCCGCATGTCCACGTGTATACGGATCGCGCAGGCTCAATCCGCGCGCAACAGCCTTAACGGTTGCTACCACATTGCACTTAAGTTCCTCATTCGCCTGCTCAAGCGCAAACTCACGAGCCTCAATACGGACCATCATCAAACCCACGGATTCCGCCAGTTCCCGTACATAGGGATCATATTCATCAGTAGTCAGATGCATGATGTCATTGGAATAATTACCGCCGGAAATATCCTGAATACAGGCAAGAAGTTCGGTGAGTCCTTTCATATGGCTATCCGTAGATTAGAGTGAATGGGATATGGATGTCTTACGACTTTATACTGAAATTGTGTGGTGGGGGATAGGGGGAAGGTTAGTGAGGAGGGGATGTTTTTAGACTAGAAGATTCAATTATTCCATTAGAGCGATAAAAAATATTCTACTAGAATAATTCTAGTAGAATATTTTAAAAAGTTCTGACCAGCCACCTTCTGAAGACAGGATCAACAAGTTCCCAGCCGTTTTCTTCATTGCTGACCAAGTCCTGTATACTGAGATGTTTCAAGGCCTTTTGGACTCCACCTGACGATAGATTCGTTTCCTTCAAAAACACCTGAGAAGTAACCTTGCTTCCCGGATATTTTGCCAATCCCACCAACAAAGACAGTTGTACCGGGGTTAAGCCGTCTACGATCCCCTGATAGGAATATCTCTCGCTCGCTAGAAGTGATTCAAAACATTCATCAACATCATCAAGGCTGGGGTTGTCCCTCATGCTGAAAAGCAAATAGCTGAAAAGCTGTGCGTAATAAGGATATTGATGAACAAGATTTGAAACAGCAGCAGCTGCTTCGTGCGAAATGGACTTACCGCCCTTACTGAAAAGCTCAACAATATATTCCACAAGATCTTCATGTGGTAGCGGAGGAAGTTCCATCAAAAGAGTGCTATTGTAGAAAGGACGATGCCTATCAGTAAACATAGACTTGAGGATACGCCGCCTGCTACCCGCAAAGATATACCCCGCCCCATGCATCTGGATATGGGTTCGCAGTATAGCTTCCGTCTTACCCTTGTCCACCTCCACAATATCCTGAAACTCGTCCATGGCTATGTGCACAGGCTTATCCGACTTCTCGGTAAACTTTCCTATCTCGGAAAGCAGAGATTCAAGCAGGTCATACCCGGAAATACCTTCAGTAGCACGGACATCAATCTGAACTCCCCCTTCTTCAGTAGGAGTAAAAACAGGACGATAGGTCTTGAAAAAATCAAGCAGAGCCTTTTTGCCTTTTTCGAAAAAAGAAACATATTCGCTCAAACCTTCATACACAGCCCTTGCCAGTCTCGAAGCAAGATCCTCAACCGACATAACCCTGTAAAAATCGACATAAAAGACATAGGCGCCCTTATCATGCATTTCTTTCTGGGCACGTTTAATCAACGATGTTTTCCCGTACCTACGAGGAGAGAAGAGCGTTACGTTCGCACCATTCATGCCGTGTAAAATGAGATCAGTAAGTTCCTTTTCACGGTCACAAAACGGATCACTTGGTCGCAAGGTATTAAAACGGAAAGGATTATTCATAACATACTCCAAAATATTCTAATAGAGCATCAAATTTTATTCTCTTAGAATTATTCTAGTAGAATATTTAAATTTGTCAATTAACCTAATCCACAAAAAAAACTCCCTGCCTCAACCGAGACAGGGAGTTCTTTCAAAACTTCAAAACACGCATATAACCAATAAATTAAGCCCCGACATGCTCCTTATAAGCCTGTACGGTGTTGATCAGCAGCTGAGCGATGGTCATGGGACCTACTCCGCCGGGAACAGGGGTCATGGCGGATGCTACGTCTTCCAGTGCTGCGTAATCACAGTCACCGACCAGACCTTCGTCAGTGCGGTTGATGCCTACATCAACTACGACTGCGCCGTCTTTGACCATCTCTTTCTTGATGAATTTGGGAATGCCGATGGCGGCGAAAACGAAATCCGCGGCTTTGACTTCCTCAGCGAGATTGTCAGTGCGGGAATGGCAGACAGTTACGGTGGCGTTTGCGAAATCACCGTACTGCATGAGCATCATGGCAAGGGGCTTACCAACGATGTTGGAACGACCTACTACAACGGCTTTCTTGCCGGAAGTGGGCAGGTTGTA contains the following coding sequences:
- a CDS encoding HD-GYP domain-containing protein; amino-acid sequence: MKGLTELLACIQDISGGNYSNDIMHLTTDEYDPYVRELAESVGLMMVRIEAREFALEQANEELKCNVVATVKAVARGLSLRDPYTRGHAERVGLYCERLARRMGLSEDEIWTVHVAGTLHDIGKIGFSDRLIQNVDTKVDEDMLAEIKQHPEWGFKMLRGLDFLGPALEYMRSHHERLDGTGYPNGLQGDEIKTGSRILSIADVFDAVTTTRSYQEAMDLEKAYSILRKLAGHSLDPELVELFIAEIKENCLEDVEENFSTCPMGKESPAGQESKNN
- a CDS encoding AAA family ATPase; the encoded protein is MNNPFRFNTLRPSDPFCDREKELTDLILHGMNGANVTLFSPRRYGKTSLIKRAQKEMHDKGAYVFYVDFYRVMSVEDLASRLARAVYEGLSEYVSFFEKGKKALLDFFKTYRPVFTPTEEGGVQIDVRATEGISGYDLLESLLSEIGKFTEKSDKPVHIAMDEFQDIVEVDKGKTEAILRTHIQMHGAGYIFAGSRRRILKSMFTDRHRPFYNSTLLMELPPLPHEDLVEYIVELFSKGGKSISHEAAAAVSNLVHQYPYYAQLFSYLLFSMRDNPSLDDVDECFESLLASERYSYQGIVDGLTPVQLSLLVGLAKYPGSKVTSQVFLKETNLSSGGVQKALKHLSIQDLVSNEENGWELVDPVFRRWLVRTF